A portion of the Anoxybacillus gonensis genome contains these proteins:
- a CDS encoding alpha-ketoacid dehydrogenase subunit beta — translation MPVISYIDAVTMAIREEMERDPRVFVLGEDVGKKGGVFKATQGLYDQFGEERVIDTPLAESAIVGVGIGAAMYGLRPIAEIQFADFIMPAVNQIISEAARIRYRSNNDWNCPIVIRAPYGGGVHGALYHSQSVEAIFANQPGLKIVMPSTPYDVKGLLKAAIRDEDPVLFFEHKRAYRLIKGEVPTDDYVLPIGKADVKREGEDITVITYGLCVHFALQAAEKLAQEGISAHILDLRTVYPLDKEAIIEAASKTGKVLLVTEDNKEGSVMSEVAAIIAEHCLFDLDAPIMRLAGPDVPAMPYAPTMEKFFMVNPDKVEKAMRELAQF, via the coding sequence ATGCCTGTCATTTCATATATCGATGCCGTTACGATGGCCATTCGCGAAGAAATGGAACGTGACCCGCGCGTATTCGTACTTGGGGAAGATGTCGGAAAAAAAGGGGGCGTATTTAAAGCGACGCAAGGGCTTTATGATCAATTTGGGGAAGAGCGAGTCATTGATACGCCGTTAGCGGAATCTGCGATCGTTGGTGTCGGGATCGGTGCGGCGATGTACGGATTACGCCCAATTGCTGAAATTCAATTTGCGGATTTTATTATGCCTGCTGTCAACCAAATTATTTCCGAAGCGGCGCGCATTCGCTATCGTTCGAATAACGATTGGAATTGTCCGATTGTTATTCGTGCTCCATATGGTGGCGGCGTTCACGGAGCGCTATATCATTCTCAATCTGTTGAAGCAATTTTTGCGAATCAACCGGGATTAAAAATCGTCATGCCGTCTACACCGTACGATGTGAAAGGATTATTAAAAGCAGCGATTCGTGATGAAGATCCTGTGCTGTTCTTTGAGCATAAGCGCGCATATCGTCTCATTAAAGGAGAAGTCCCAACAGACGACTATGTGCTTCCGATCGGTAAAGCAGATGTCAAACGTGAAGGAGAAGACATTACAGTTATTACGTACGGTTTATGCGTTCATTTTGCTCTGCAAGCTGCTGAAAAATTAGCGCAAGAAGGCATTTCCGCTCACATTTTAGATTTGCGTACCGTCTATCCGCTTGATAAAGAAGCGATCATTGAAGCAGCAAGCAAAACAGGAAAAGTATTGCTTGTGACAGAGGACAATAAAGAAGGAAGCGTCATGAGCGAAGTAGCGGCGATTATTGCAGAACATTGCTTATTCGATTTAGACGCACCGATTATGCGACTAGCTGGTCCAGACGTTCCAGCTATGCCATATGCGCCAACGATGGAAAAATTCTTTATGGTCAACCCAGATAAAGTCGAAAAGGCGATGCGCGAATTGGCGCAGTTTTAA
- a CDS encoding dihydrolipoamide acetyltransferase family protein, which produces MAIEKITMPQLGESVTEGTISQWLVSVGTRVNKYDPLAEVMTDKVNAEIPSSFAGVIKEIIAKEGETLPVGAVICTIEVEGEGTETAETKREEAPKAEVPAAPAQAAAPKKPAGEKGRYSPAVLRLAQEHNIDLEQVQGTGMGGRITRKDLLKLIESGNIPTPSQAPTAPVQAQASVQSLQEAPKAEAPAAAAPKQAAMPNVPVQPGDIEIPVTPVRKAIATNMLRSKHEAPHAWTMVEVDVTNLVAYRDSIKDEFKKREGFNLTYFAFFVKAVAQALKEFPQMNSMWAGDKIVQKKDINISIAVATDDALFVPVIKHADEKSIKGIAREIAELAAKVRAGKLRPEDMQGGTFTVNNTGSFGSVQSMGIINYPQAAILQVESIVKRPVVKDGMIAVRDMVNLCLSLDHRVLDGLICGRFLARVKEILEHVTKENTPIY; this is translated from the coding sequence ATGGCGATTGAGAAAATTACGATGCCACAGCTTGGAGAAAGTGTAACAGAAGGAACGATTAGTCAATGGCTCGTATCTGTTGGCACTCGTGTCAACAAATACGATCCGCTTGCCGAAGTGATGACAGATAAAGTGAATGCGGAAATTCCATCTTCATTTGCTGGTGTGATTAAAGAAATTATCGCAAAAGAAGGGGAAACGTTGCCAGTTGGCGCCGTCATTTGTACGATTGAAGTCGAAGGAGAAGGCACAGAAACGGCGGAAACGAAACGAGAAGAAGCACCAAAAGCGGAAGTTCCGGCAGCGCCAGCACAAGCAGCAGCACCGAAAAAACCAGCGGGAGAAAAAGGCCGCTATTCGCCAGCCGTTCTTCGCCTTGCCCAAGAGCACAACATCGACCTTGAACAAGTACAAGGAACAGGCATGGGCGGACGCATTACGCGCAAAGACTTGTTGAAATTGATTGAATCCGGCAACATCCCAACACCAAGTCAAGCGCCAACAGCTCCCGTTCAAGCGCAAGCGTCTGTGCAATCGTTGCAAGAAGCACCAAAAGCGGAAGCTCCTGCTGCGGCAGCACCAAAACAAGCCGCTATGCCTAACGTACCTGTTCAACCGGGCGATATTGAAATTCCAGTGACACCAGTTCGTAAAGCAATTGCGACAAACATGCTTCGCAGCAAACATGAAGCACCGCATGCATGGACGATGGTTGAAGTCGATGTGACAAACTTAGTTGCTTATCGCGATTCGATTAAAGACGAATTTAAAAAGCGCGAAGGCTTTAACTTAACGTATTTTGCGTTTTTTGTAAAAGCGGTGGCTCAAGCGTTAAAAGAATTCCCACAAATGAACTCGATGTGGGCAGGAGATAAAATTGTTCAAAAGAAAGATATTAACATTTCAATTGCCGTAGCAACAGATGATGCCTTATTCGTTCCAGTGATTAAACATGCTGATGAAAAATCGATTAAAGGCATTGCGCGTGAAATCGCTGAATTAGCAGCGAAAGTGCGCGCAGGTAAGCTCCGTCCGGAAGATATGCAAGGGGGCACATTTACGGTCAATAACACAGGTTCGTTCGGTTCGGTGCAATCGATGGGAATCATTAACTACCCGCAAGCAGCGATTTTACAAGTTGAATCGATCGTGAAACGTCCTGTTGTAAAAGACGGCATGATTGCTGTTCGCGATATGGTTAACCTTTGCTTATCGCTAGATCATCGCGTACTTGATGGTTTAATTTGCGGTCGCTTTTTAGCGCGTGTCAAAGAAATTTTAGAGCATGTAACAAAAGAAAACACACCAATTTACTAA